The Paraburkholderia sp. FT54 sequence ACAGTCGCTGGTGCGCGTGGGAATGACTTACCTCGGCACGCTCATGGCGAACTTCGAGGCGTCCTCGGTGGTGGTGCTCGGGCTCGTGATTCCGGTCGTGACACGCTCGCTCGCCCATGAGCCCTCTGCGTTGCTTGCGTCGATACAACTGGCGCTGTCGGCTACCAGCATCGTCGTGATCACGGCCAGCCCGTTTCATCTTGGAGGCAGCCTCGTGCTGGCGGAGCTGCACGGCGACGACAAGACCTTCAAGGACCTGTTGAAATGGACCGTCGCGTTGACGTTATTTCTCCCTCTGGCGGCGCTTCTGATCCGGTGAGCAGCGGGCGAACCCAGGTGAAATTCGGATGAGTTTCGGATGAAGAGCCGACGCGATTGGGTTAACCCTCATCAGCCGCCCGCTGCGTAAACCGCCTCGCAAGGGTACCGTTCGATAGAACTATATAGTTCTATCGTTTCTCTCCGATCAAGGTTCCTCTTCCGATGCAGTCCGCAGCCGCCAGCTCCGACATATTTGCCACGCTCAAGCGTCCCGACCGCAGCGGCGCGCCGAAGTACATGCGCCTGTCCAGCGTGCTGATGCAGGCCATCACCGACGGCCACTGGAAAGCCGGCGACAGGATCCCCGCCGAGGAAGAACTCGCGGTCATGACGCCCTTCAGCCTCGGCACCGTGCAGCGCGCGTTGCGCACGCTGGTGGATCAAGGCGTGGTGGTGCGGCATCACGGGCTCGGCAGCTTCGTCGCCGAAAACGATCTGCGCATGGAAGACCCGTGGCACTGCCGTTTCCTCGACACCGACGGTGTGAGCTTCCTGCCGGTTTATTCGAAGGTGCTGAGCCGCGAGCGCGTCAAGACACGCGGCGCGTGGAGCCGTTATTTTCCCGACGTGGGCGACAACCTCACGCTGATCACGCGCGTCATCAACGTGAATGGAGAATTCGACGTGCTCGTGCGCTTCTACATGAATAGCCGCATTCTTCCTCGCCTGTCCAAGGCATCGCTGCGCTCGCTCGATGGGCTGAACTTCAAAACGGTCATTGTCGGCGAATTGAACGTGCCGATCACCCGCATCACGCATGACGTGAGCCTCGTCAAATTCGACGCGGCCACGGCCGAGGTCATCGGCACGCGCAAGGGCGAAGCCGGTCTTTTCATGCAGGCCGCGGCGCTGATGGGCGAAACCGCGTGCGTGTACTACCAGGAGTTTTCCATTCCGACCACCGATCGCGTACTCAGTATCCCCGATCAGTTGCCGAGAATGGGTCAGCAATCGCGCTAGCTTTTTGCCGGGGCACGACACTGCCCCAAAAAATTTTGCCTGGCGAGAACTATAGTCCTACATAGTTAGAGGAACAATGAAAGATTCCCAGAACCTGCTCATCATCATGTCCGACGAGCACAACCCCAAGATGCTCGGCTGCGCGGGCAACGAGATCGTCGAGACGCCGAATCTCGACGCCCTCGCCGCCCGCGGCACGCGCTTTCGCTCCGCGTACTGCGCGAGCCCCGTCTGCATTCCGGCGCGCGCATCGTTCGCGGTCGGTAAGTACATCCATCAGATCGGCTACGCGGACAACGCCGACGCCTACGACGGCGACGTGCCGAGCTGGCATCACAAGCTGCGCGATCGCGGCCATAACGTGACGTCGATCGGCAAACTGCACTTCAAGCTGACGGGCGAGGACCACGGCTTTACGGAAGAAATCATTCCGATGCACATCATCGAGGGCAAGGGCGATCTGATGGGCCTCGTGCGCAGCGATCTGCCGGTGCGCAAGGGCGCGTACAAGATGGCGAACATGGCCGGTCCTGGCGAGAGCCAGTACACGTTCTACGACCGCGAAATCGCCGCGCGCGCCCAGGTGTGGCTGCGCGAAGCCGCGCGCAAGCACGCGGACAAACCGTGGGTGCTATTCGTCTCATTCGTCGCGCCGCACTTTCCACTCACCGCGCCGCCGCAGCATTTCTACAAGTACTACGACCGCGATCTGCCGTTGCCGAAGCTCTATCGCAAGGAAGAGCGGCCGACGCATCCGTATCTGGTCGACTATCGCGGCAGCTTCAACTACGACGATTACTTCGACGAGCACAAGCTCAAGAAGGCCTTGGCGGGCTATTACGGGTTGTGTTCGTTCCTCGACGAGAACATCGGCCTCGTGCTGAAGGCGCTGGAGGACGCCGGCCTCGCTGGCAACACGCGCGTGATGTACACGAGCGATCACGGCGACAACCTCGGCTCGCGCGGCATGTGGGGCAAATCGACGATGTTCGAGGAGGCGTCCGGCGTGCCCCTGATTCTGGCAGGCCTCGGCATCGAACCGGGCAAGGTGATCGATACGCCCGTGAGTCATGTCGATGCCTATCCGTTTATCCTGCGCTCGGTGGGCGAAACCGATCCCGCACTGACGGCGGGTTTCCCTGGCGTGTCGCTGGAGGACATCGCCGACGGCGCGAAGCCCGAGCGCAACGTACTGACGGAATATCACGGTATGGGCTCGGCCACCGGTGCGTTCATGATCCGGCACGAGCAGTACAAATACGTGTACTACGTGGATTACCCGCCGCAACTGTTCGATCTCGCCAGCGACCCCGAAGAACTGGAGGACCGCGCCGCCGACCCGCACCATGCATCCGTGCTACGCGAATGCCACGAGCGGCTGCTGAAGATTTGCGATCCGCACGACGTGGATCGCATGGTGCGCGAACGTCAATCGGAACTGCTGGCGGCCAATGGCGGACGCGAAGCCGTGATCGCGCGCGGCGACCTCGGCTTTAGCCCGCCGCCGGGCGCGCCGGTCATCTTCGACTGAATCGACTGCACACATCGGCACACGCGACACGCTGCGCGAACGAGAGCGTCGTCAAGAGCGCATTCCGTTCGCGCAGCGGGCAATTTCATGGCGGAGACATCGAAGTCCGGGTGCGCGCGGCTCATTGAGACAACATGCCGGTAAGGCAGGCGCGCCTCGCACTCAAAGTGAGGAACGTATGAACGTTTCGAATCAGAAATTCCAGTTCGCGTCCATCCTGTTCGTGTGTTGGTTCGCGATATTGCTCAGTTCCATTTTTCCTGGTTCTTGTGAGGCTACCAGCCTGCGTTCGGGGCGCTGACGCGCCGAGTTTTCCTGTGCTGCCCCTGCAACCGACGCGAGGGCTTTTCCGTTGTCGGTTGTTACAGCGATTCCAGGCTCGACCGAGCGGCATTGATTGCAGCCAAGCCATCGTTGATGGCATCTTTAAATTCACCAGCCGCCGCAGGTTTCATGACAATCCACATACCGTAATTTCGTTCGATAAGCGCACGGGCGGCAATGACTGCGCGCTCGCGCTTCGAACGTTCCTTGCGCGCATCCCGTACAGCGTAGATCGTTCCCACAACGCCACCAATTCCGAACAGCGCTGAAACTACGATCCCCCATATTGCAAGCTTCTGGTCAAATGTCATAGTTGACTCGTTCTCAGATACGTTCTAGCGTTTTCCGATCAATTCTGGCAACGCAGGACGGGCATAAGCGCCCCGTCCGACCGTGGTGGTTGAGGACGATACTTGAGGCGCGCATCGCCAGCCGCAGGAATGTCATACGCAGTCCCGTTGACACAAACTGCCGGATTCCCTTTTTCGTCAACCCCATATGCACGGCTGCGCTCTCAGGCACAGCGCCAGAGCCGCGAACGTACTCAACCCTCACCTGAGATGCCGTGGATGCCTGCTGTGCCTTCACCGTCTCTCGCGTCGCGTAGTCGGTCGTGACGGTATAGACGATGGTTGCAAGAGCAAGTACGGCAGTCAACGCGATCATCGCCCATTGCTGACGGCCTTGAGCTCTTCCGTTCTTTTCGGCCTGGACGATGATTTCGTCCAAACGGTGAGAAAGCCCGTTCATTGCCTCATTTGTTCGGTGCAGCATGGTTCGCTGATACAACTCAACGAGGCCCGGTTTGCTTGGCTCGTCACACAGCAATTTTTTCCTTGTCGCGCGACAAGAGCCGCTTTTCCTATTCCGCGAATACTTCCTGCAGGGTACGCAGGGTGTCCAACATCGCTTTATCGGCAATCGCGCCTTCTTTCTTTACCAGTCGCACCTTGTCTACCGCGCGAATCTGGTCCAGCAGGATCAACCCCTGTTTCCGCTTGAACGTAACGGGTATGCGAAACGGCGCAGGGCGACCCTTGGAAGTCATCGGCGCGACGATGACCGTTCGCAGATGGTCGTGCATTTCAGGCGGCGATACCACTACACAGGGCCGCGTCTTTTGGATCTCGCTACCTGGCGTCGGATCGAGCGCAACGAGCCAGACTTCGCCGCGCACTACCATGCAAGCTCCGCATCGTCGGCGTTGCCAAACTCACCCATCGCCAGCGCGTCGTCACCACTCTCAGCAAGCGCCTTGCTCGCCTCAGCCCAACCTTCGCGAGCCTTGTGCCGAGGCCGACGCAGCACAAGCGCGTCGTTTTCAACTTCCATTTCCACTTCGTTCTCCAGTCCCAACTGCGCGAGGACGGGCTTTGGAATCAGGACGCCCTGCGAATTACCCATCCTGCGAATCGTCGTTTTCATGAATCCACCGTAAGCACAATGTTATACCGTCGCTCAAAAGCAAGTCAACACAATGTTATTACATTGGACGCTACATGTCACCACTGGATTACAGGCCATCGTGGATTGCGGCGAGCGCCGCTTTCATGTCGCTGTCGGACACTTCAAGATACGGCGCCACATGGTCGAGATGCGAATGACTGAGCAGCAACTGCACCGTGTCAAGGGAATGACCCTGTGCTACTACGCGGCTCGCGAACGTCCAGCGCCCGCTGTGGCTGCTGTGTCCCGCACCAAGACCAGCGACACGGTATAAGCCGGTGACATAGCTTTGAAGGCTGTCGGCCGCGAGGTATTCGACCGTCTCGCCATCAAAGTTTACGCGCCGCTTAGCGCTCAATTCCAATGCGCCGCCTTTCTGCGTGAGAATCAGCCGCGTTTGGGGCATGAGGCCGCGATATTCCTTGCGGTCCAAAGCA is a genomic window containing:
- a CDS encoding GntR family transcriptional regulator, whose amino-acid sequence is MQSAAASSDIFATLKRPDRSGAPKYMRLSSVLMQAITDGHWKAGDRIPAEEELAVMTPFSLGTVQRALRTLVDQGVVVRHHGLGSFVAENDLRMEDPWHCRFLDTDGVSFLPVYSKVLSRERVKTRGAWSRYFPDVGDNLTLITRVINVNGEFDVLVRFYMNSRILPRLSKASLRSLDGLNFKTVIVGELNVPITRITHDVSLVKFDAATAEVIGTRKGEAGLFMQAAALMGETACVYYQEFSIPTTDRVLSIPDQLPRMGQQSR
- a CDS encoding sulfatase-like hydrolase/transferase, giving the protein MKDSQNLLIIMSDEHNPKMLGCAGNEIVETPNLDALAARGTRFRSAYCASPVCIPARASFAVGKYIHQIGYADNADAYDGDVPSWHHKLRDRGHNVTSIGKLHFKLTGEDHGFTEEIIPMHIIEGKGDLMGLVRSDLPVRKGAYKMANMAGPGESQYTFYDREIAARAQVWLREAARKHADKPWVLFVSFVAPHFPLTAPPQHFYKYYDRDLPLPKLYRKEERPTHPYLVDYRGSFNYDDYFDEHKLKKALAGYYGLCSFLDENIGLVLKALEDAGLAGNTRVMYTSDHGDNLGSRGMWGKSTMFEEASGVPLILAGLGIEPGKVIDTPVSHVDAYPFILRSVGETDPALTAGFPGVSLEDIADGAKPERNVLTEYHGMGSATGAFMIRHEQYKYVYYVDYPPQLFDLASDPEELEDRAADPHHASVLRECHERLLKICDPHDVDRMVRERQSELLAANGGREAVIARGDLGFSPPPGAPVIFD
- a CDS encoding type II toxin-antitoxin system PemK/MazF family toxin: MVVRGEVWLVALDPTPGSEIQKTRPCVVVSPPEMHDHLRTVIVAPMTSKGRPAPFRIPVTFKRKQGLILLDQIRAVDKVRLVKKEGAIADKAMLDTLRTLQEVFAE
- a CDS encoding AbrB/MazE/SpoVT family DNA-binding domain-containing protein; the protein is MKTTIRRMGNSQGVLIPKPVLAQLGLENEVEMEVENDALVLRRPRHKAREGWAEASKALAESGDDALAMGEFGNADDAELAW